Below is a window of Gilliamella sp. ESL0405 DNA.
AAGATTTCAACTAAAAGCATGCATTAAAAAATCACTATTAAAAATTGATGACTATATTCTAGTCCGTGGCGAAGCGGAGCATTTTTATCTTTACCAATTGACCCATTATGACAGTCATAAACTTATCAGCCAACCAGGTCACTGGCTTGATTATTGCCCGGAAAAAAGGAGTATCGATTGTGAATAAGCCGCACCAAACAGGCTTTAGCCTTATCGAAGTTATGATAGCTAGCTTATTAATGTCAATCATCATGATAAGTTTCGTTGGTTATCAGAAAGTGTTATTTCACCAACAACACTATCTATCCAACTTTAAACAAGCGCAACACATCGCCTTTCAATTACTTGATAGTTATCCC
It encodes the following:
- a CDS encoding prepilin-type N-terminal cleavage/methylation domain-containing protein — protein: MNKPHQTGFSLIEVMIASLLMSIIMISFVGYQKVLFHQQHYLSNFKQAQHIAFQLLDSYPEIASHIVPDNWQFHIHTESYLASCKMVSITIMPPNQKQVKQQRLFCNN